A single Cyclopterus lumpus isolate fCycLum1 chromosome 15, fCycLum1.pri, whole genome shotgun sequence DNA region contains:
- the LOC117743777 gene encoding actin-related protein 2-A: MDSQGRKVVVCDNGTGFVKCGFGGSNFPEHIFPALVGRPIIRSTAKVGNIEIKDLMVGDEASELRSMLEVNYPMENGIVRNWDDMKHLWDYTFGPEKLNIDSRNCKILLTEPPMNPTKNREKIIEVMFETYQFSGVYIAIQAVLTLYAQGLLTGVVVDSGDGVTHICPVYEGFSLPHLTRRLDIAGRDITRYLIKLLLLRGYAFNHSADFETVRMMKEKLCYVGYNIEQEQKLALETTVLVESYTLPDGRLIKVGGERFEAPEALFQPHLINVEGVGVAELLFNTIQAADIDTRSEFYKHIVLSGGSTMYPGLPSRLERELKQLYLERVLKGDVDKLSKFKIRIEDPPRRKHMVFLGGAVLADIMKDKDNFWLTREEYEEKGVRVLEKLGVTVR; this comes from the exons ATGGACAGCCAGGGGAGGAAAGTGGTGGTCTGCGACAACGGCACCGGG ttcgTAAAATGTGGCTTCGGAGGCTCCAACTTCCCCGAGCACATCTTCCCTGCGCTCGTCGGGAGGCCGATCATTCGCTCGACCGCCAAAGTGGGAAACATTGAGATCAAG GACCTGATGGTGGGCGACGAGGCCAGCGAGCTGCGCTCCATGCTGGAGGTCAACTACCCGATGGAGAACGGCATCGTGAGGAACTGGGACGACATGAAGCACCTGTGGGACTACACCTTCGGCCCCGAGAAGCTCAACATCGACTCCCGCAACTGCAAGATCCTGCTGACGGAGCCGCCCATGAACCCCACCAAGAACCGCGAGAAGAtcattgag GTGATGTTTGAGACCTACCAGTTCTCTGGCGTCTACATTGCTATTCAAGCCGTGCTGACGCTGTACGCTCAAG gcctcCTGACCGGCGTGGTGGTGGACTCGGGGGACGGGGTGACACACATCTGTCCGGTGTACGAGGGCTTCAGCCTGCCTCACCTGACCAGGCGCCTGGACATCGCAGGCCGGGACATCACCCGCTACCTCATCAAG ttgctgctgctgaggggCTACGCCTTCAACCACTCTGCAGACTTCGAGACGGTGCGCATGATGAAGGAGAAGCTGTGCTACGTGGGCTACAACATCGAGCAGGAGCAGAAGCTGGCGCTGGAGACCACCGTGCTGGTGGAGTCCTACACG CTGCCAGATGGCCGTTTGATTAAGGTGGGCGGCGAGCGCTTCGAGGCCCCCGAGGCTCTGTTCCAGCCCCACCTCATCAACGTGGAGGGCGTCGGAGTGGCCGAGCTCCTATTCAACACCATCCAGGCGGCCGACATCGACACCAG GTCCGAGTTCTACAAGCACATCGTCCTGTCGGGGGGGTCCACCATGTACCCGGGTCTGCCGTCTCGGCTGGAGAGGGAACTGAAGCAGCTGTACCTGGAGCGCGTGCTCAAGGGAGACGTGGACAAGCTGTCG AAATTCAAGATCCGGATCGAGGACCCCCCCCGGAGGAAGCACATGGTGTTCCTGGGCGGAGCCGTGCTGGCCGACATCATGAAGGACAAGGACAACTTCTGGCTGACCCGGGAGGAGTACGAGGAGAAGGGGGTCCGCGTGCTGGAGAAACTCGGCGTCACCGTCAGATAA
- the aftphb gene encoding uncharacterized protein aftphb, with amino-acid sequence MEPDVMPLHSSSSSRPPLDADEEAGSEEEDEFGDFGGFSVVVSCSHPGYADWTESPSGTKPHPLGFNPQVEQSQPASTGDSGTAGSRVHLTNGYPEGDPGGDPGSGACSPREETGFADFSVFAEQAAHPWCCGFTPSGGEERWDVRVERSARQEHAGDPPGREVVLDSEPRSRGAREALGHALAKRRERGDEARLQPPREGGELHSGEEEELGEERRRGFKSSQAEDVQKDGDRSASALPQTFGSYESASEDPASFSDDLSLECPSADLEPNVSSLVSQEDQTDWDQTDDDNDEEELDHYRAPDLAAGAGGFHYGDQSATQGTCATSNQSRPGPHAEDSHPAFKDGGSEHLGVRGRGNLPPSDSFADFCSAPEQEDGDGSWAEFKDQRAVEEEEPGGLQTDGDAEEDQTRPGRLGGSGKNSYQGSLSCRVQQLLLACYPEVEVPAVGGEEEEEEEEEEVQVPSLGALLHARLLPDSEEEEEEEEEEEEEIPELCLRSNWRRWRRWWIHQDLHDAVGLRFQWGGSHTNRTLLRCLGVETRNIVFIGIKKQPVAVPAFASSLGMLEPTKDSPEPSTDSTQEAPPPGQPARSGRGLSGSQDDLLLRFNAPQYCSALNLDYFGPDEESGSRSSRVDRRLLAALTRLMSTAERSSTPARKPRQDEEEPSREAAGVISSLPDLSFMMALMFPSVLPRGGRSPKSHQRPFH; translated from the exons ATGGAGCCCGACGTCATGCCCttgcactcctcctcctcctcccggcctccacTGGACGCCGATGAGGAGGCGgggtcggaggaggaggacgagttTGGGGACTTTGGGGGATTCTCCGTGGTGGTGTCCTGCTCTCACCCCGGCTACGCCGATTGGACTGAGTCACCGTCCGGCACGAAGCCACACCCCCTTGGCTTTAACCCCCAGGTTGAACAATCCCAGCCCGCGTCCACTGGGGACTCTGGGACTGCGGGATCACGTGTGCACCTCACAAACGGGTACCCCGAAGGAGACCCCGGAGGAGACCCCGGATCTGGTGCGTGTTCTCCCAGGGAGGAAACCGGGTTTGCCGATTTCAGCGTGTTCGCGGAGCAGGCGGCGCACCCCTGGTGCTGCGGCTTCACCCCCTCGGGGGGCGAGGAGCGGTGGGACGTCCGGGTGGAGCGCTCCGCCCGCCAAGAACACGCCGGCGATCCTCCGGGACGGGAGGTCGTTCTGGACTCAGAGCCCAGGTCTCGTGGCGCTCGGGAGGCGCTCGGACACGCTCTCGCGAAGCGCCgcgagagaggagacgaggccCGCCTGCAACCACCTCGGGAAGGTGGAGAGCTTCActcgggggaggaggaggagctcggagaggaaaggaggcgtGGTTTTAAATCTTCTCAAGCAGAAGACGTGCAGAAGGATGGAGACCGGAGCGCCTCCGCCCTCCCGCAAACATTCGGTTCGTACGAGTCCGCCTCGGAGGACCCGGCGTCCTTCTCCGACGACCTGTCGCTCGAGTGTCCTTCTGCGGACTTGGAGCCGAACGTTTCATCTCTCGTTTCGCAAGAGGACCAGACGGACTGGGACCAGACCGACGACGACAACGACGAGGAAGAACTGGACCACTACCGGGCTCCTGACCTCGCTGCCGGCGCCGGCGGCTTTCACTACGGCGACCAGTCTGCGACTCAGGGAACGTGCGCTACCTCCAACCAGTCACGACCTGGACCGCACGCAGAAGACTCGCATCCGGCCTTCAAAGACGGCGGCTCGGAGCATCTCGGGGTCAGAGGTCGAGGAAACCTCCCGCCGAGCGACAGCTTCGCGGATTTCTGCTCGGCGCCCGAGCAGGAGGACGGAGACGGGTCGTGGGCGGAGTTCAAGGACCAGAgggctgtggaggaggaggagccaggcGGCCTGCAGACTGACGGGGACGCGGAGGaggaccagaccagaccagggcGACTCGGGGGGTCCGGGAAGAACAGCTACCAG GGGTCGCTGTCCTGCCGTGTGCAGCAGCTTCTCCTGGCCTGTTATCCGGAGGTAGAGGTCCCGGCTGTGGGAggcgaggaagaagaggaggaggaggaggaggaggtgcaggtgcCGAGCCTCGGTGCTCTGCTTCACGCCCGACTCCTCCctgacagcgaggaggaggaggaggaggaggaagaggaagaggaggagatacCTGAACTCTGCCTCAGATCTAACTG gaggaggtggaggaggtggtg GATTCATCAGGACCTCCACGATGCGGTCGGCCTCCGGTTCCAGTGGGGCGGCTCCCACACTAACCGGACTCTGCTCCGGTGTCTCGGTGTGGAGACGCGGAACATT gtgttcATTGGCATAAAGAAGCAGCCGGTAGCTGTGCCTGCTTTTGCTTCCAGTCTG GGAATGCTGGAGCCCACCAAAGACTCTCCGGAGCCGTCGACAGACTCAACGCAG GAGGCGCCTCCTCCCGGCCAGCCGGCCCGGAGCGGCCGCGGCCTCAGCGGCTCTCAGGACG atttaCTTCTCAGATTCAATGCGCCGCAAT ACTGCTCCGCTCTCAACCTGGATTATTTTGGTCCTGATGAAGAGAGCGGatccaggagcagca GAGTCGACCGCCGGCTGCTCGCCGCGTTGACCCGCCTGATGTCCACCGCCGAGAGGAGCAGCACGCCGGCCCG GAAACCCcggcaggatgaggaggagccgAGTCGGGAGGCCGCCGGCGTGATCTCCTCTCTGCCCGACCTCTCCTTCATGATGGCCCTCATGTTCCCGAGCGTCCTACCCAGAGGAGGCCGCTCCCCAAAGTCACACCAACGTCCATTTCACTGA